The following coding sequences are from one Paludisphaera rhizosphaerae window:
- a CDS encoding PH domain-containing protein: MTDDEKPLRVVRPVPLTREFGLIGAIHSLGFALFLGFFALIALKLGADALNGGRGDANLPFALAWAATTFGVAFLALWSFHYWKLIAQRERTSYLIFPDRVEVRRDGRARPVDVIPLARTAGVQSWSGPILRADGLATLTLIVEEPAGPSGRSRHVFHPLPNVPDHEAAADLIRSLSGGDLTPA; this comes from the coding sequence ATGACCGACGACGAGAAGCCCCTGCGCGTGGTGCGGCCCGTCCCGCTGACGAGGGAGTTCGGCCTGATCGGGGCGATCCACAGCCTGGGCTTCGCCCTCTTCCTGGGATTCTTCGCGCTGATCGCGCTGAAGCTCGGGGCCGACGCCCTCAACGGCGGCCGGGGGGACGCCAACCTCCCCTTCGCGCTGGCATGGGCGGCAACGACCTTCGGCGTCGCCTTCCTCGCGCTCTGGTCATTCCACTACTGGAAGCTGATCGCTCAGCGCGAGCGGACGTCGTACCTGATCTTCCCCGACCGCGTGGAGGTCCGCCGCGACGGCCGCGCCCGCCCCGTCGACGTGATTCCCCTGGCGCGGACGGCCGGCGTGCAATCGTGGTCGGGCCCGATCCTGCGTGCCGACGGACTGGCGACGCTGACCCTGATCGTCGAGGAGCCCGCCGGCCCCTCCGGCAGATCGCGGCACGTCTTCCACCCGCTGCCGAACGTCCCCGATCACGAGGCCGCCGCGGACTTGATTCGATCGTTGAGCGGCGGAGACCTGACGCCGGCCTGA
- a CDS encoding GNAT family N-acetyltransferase, with translation MALTYQVETYPSFTPEEFVDVLVRSTLAERRPVDRPEAILAMLENADVILTARDDGRLVGVSRALTDRQFCTYLSDLAVDVAYQGRGIGRELIRLTHEAAGRQTTLILLAAPKARTYYPHIGMTAHDSCWVIPAGPRPDPS, from the coding sequence ATGGCCCTGACGTACCAGGTGGAGACCTACCCGAGCTTCACGCCCGAGGAGTTCGTCGACGTTCTCGTCCGCTCCACGCTCGCCGAGCGCCGGCCCGTCGACCGGCCGGAGGCGATCCTCGCCATGCTGGAGAACGCGGACGTGATCCTGACGGCTCGCGACGACGGCCGATTGGTGGGCGTCTCGCGGGCATTGACGGACCGACAATTTTGCACATACCTGTCAGACCTGGCGGTGGACGTCGCCTACCAGGGCCGGGGGATCGGCCGTGAGTTGATTCGACTGACTCACGAGGCGGCCGGCCGACAGACGACGCTCATCCTGCTGGCCGCCCCCAAGGCCCGAACCTATTATCCACACATCGGCATGACTGCGCACGATTCCTGCTGGGTCATCCCTGCCGGCCCGAGGCCCGACCCGTCATGA
- a CDS encoding GH32 C-terminal domain-containing protein: protein MISRPGRWAATLLVLLGSCAPIPTLAADGEIRDKTLVVWAAPAKPEQPGAAPLAIQRPGGPFDAIVYGEIARSRWMAGSEHFRRTQTNQSNWPESVTRPDVAVQVAIAYKGKHVSIYRDAKPYAEYDMAAEPATFDASSVVLLGLRHLELMGGGTTFQGWIEDARIYPVALDAEALAKLKPDQPSDPKPIGWWTFADGKAEDQMGTFPPASLWGPAGVHEGRLHLGGGFAMIGRGLGTTRTRETESWPKYHITALPGEGLARPYDANGCIYWRGKYHLMYIYQDPKLPKGGHCWGHAVSTDLVDWTFLPPALVPEPGDKDVGIFSGNAFVNKDGVPMLCWFGVEAGVCVATAEDDDLIRWKKHPKNPIIPMPKAGEPGHGVYTVWDPYLWLEGNDYLCLLGGNKLPNGKDTLYAMKSKDLSSWTPIGPFFEHPDLSWTTTGEDCSCPDFFRIGDKRALLCISHKVGGRLYIGRYENEHFFPEKHVRMNWPGGQFFAPESLRDVKGRRIIWAWVTDPRTLLTQKATGSGVQSLPRVIDLDAEGNLTINPVSELERLRRNEVHPADLKVGDETVVPGVRGDSLEIEMQLKPAEYDEFAVSVRSTPDGSEKTTIIHRPGSKTLAIDCSKSTKREDVVYTNGPLDTGGLLRGSDYAKPRNVFEAPLELKRGEPLTLRIFLDGPMLEVFANGRQCLTQQIFPESKDALGVTVSAKGGPVTVSTKAWEMAPAVFVDKKGAH from the coding sequence ATGATCTCCCGACCTGGCCGATGGGCCGCAACGCTCCTCGTGCTCCTGGGGTCTTGCGCCCCGATCCCCACCCTGGCCGCCGACGGAGAAATTCGCGACAAGACGCTGGTCGTCTGGGCGGCTCCCGCGAAGCCCGAACAGCCCGGCGCGGCCCCGCTGGCGATCCAGCGACCCGGCGGTCCTTTCGACGCGATCGTCTACGGCGAGATCGCCCGATCTCGCTGGATGGCCGGCAGCGAGCACTTCCGCCGCACGCAGACCAACCAATCCAACTGGCCCGAGTCCGTGACCCGACCGGACGTCGCCGTGCAGGTTGCAATCGCGTACAAGGGCAAGCACGTCTCGATCTATCGCGACGCCAAGCCCTACGCCGAGTACGACATGGCTGCCGAGCCGGCTACCTTCGATGCGTCGAGCGTCGTGCTGCTGGGGTTGCGGCATCTGGAGTTGATGGGCGGCGGGACGACGTTCCAGGGGTGGATTGAGGACGCGCGGATCTACCCCGTCGCGCTCGACGCTGAGGCCCTTGCGAAGTTGAAGCCCGACCAGCCGTCCGACCCCAAACCGATTGGCTGGTGGACGTTCGCCGACGGCAAGGCCGAGGACCAGATGGGGACTTTCCCGCCGGCATCCCTCTGGGGCCCGGCGGGCGTCCACGAGGGCCGGCTGCACCTGGGCGGCGGCTTCGCGATGATCGGTCGCGGCCTGGGGACGACGCGGACTCGCGAGACCGAAAGCTGGCCGAAGTACCACATCACAGCCCTGCCGGGCGAGGGGCTCGCCCGCCCGTACGACGCCAACGGCTGCATCTACTGGCGCGGCAAGTATCATCTGATGTACATTTACCAGGATCCGAAGCTCCCGAAGGGGGGCCACTGCTGGGGCCACGCCGTCAGCACGGATCTGGTCGACTGGACCTTCCTGCCGCCGGCCCTCGTCCCCGAGCCCGGCGACAAGGACGTCGGCATCTTCAGCGGCAACGCCTTCGTCAACAAGGACGGCGTGCCCATGCTCTGCTGGTTCGGCGTCGAGGCCGGCGTCTGCGTGGCGACCGCCGAGGACGACGACCTCATTCGCTGGAAGAAACACCCCAAGAACCCGATCATCCCCATGCCCAAGGCGGGCGAGCCCGGCCACGGCGTCTACACAGTCTGGGATCCCTACCTCTGGCTCGAAGGGAACGACTACCTCTGCCTGCTGGGCGGCAACAAGCTGCCCAACGGCAAGGACACGCTTTATGCGATGAAGTCGAAGGATCTCTCCTCCTGGACGCCGATCGGACCGTTCTTCGAGCATCCCGATCTCTCCTGGACGACGACCGGCGAGGATTGCTCGTGCCCGGACTTCTTCCGGATCGGCGACAAGCGGGCGCTCCTGTGCATCAGCCACAAGGTCGGCGGCCGGCTTTACATCGGCCGTTACGAGAATGAGCACTTCTTCCCGGAGAAGCACGTCCGGATGAACTGGCCCGGCGGGCAGTTCTTCGCCCCCGAGAGCCTGCGCGACGTCAAGGGTCGTCGGATCATCTGGGCCTGGGTGACCGACCCGCGCACCTTGCTCACTCAGAAGGCCACGGGCTCCGGCGTGCAGAGCCTCCCCCGCGTCATCGACCTCGACGCCGAAGGCAATCTGACCATCAATCCCGTCTCGGAACTCGAACGGCTGCGACGGAATGAAGTCCATCCCGCCGACCTGAAGGTCGGAGATGAGACCGTCGTCCCCGGCGTTCGCGGCGACTCGCTGGAGATCGAGATGCAGTTGAAGCCCGCCGAGTACGACGAGTTCGCCGTCTCCGTCCGCAGCACGCCCGACGGCTCCGAGAAGACGACGATCATCCACCGCCCCGGCTCGAAGACGCTGGCCATCGATTGCTCGAAGTCGACGAAACGCGAGGACGTCGTCTACACGAACGGCCCGCTCGACACCGGCGGCCTGCTGCGGGGCTCCGACTACGCCAAGCCGCGAAACGTCTTCGAAGCCCCGCTGGAATTGAAGCGAGGCGAGCCGCTGACCCTGCGAATCTTCCTGGACGGCCCGATGCTGGAAGTCTTCGCCAACGGCCGCCAGTGCCTCACCCAGCAGATCTTCCCGGAAAGCAAGGACGCGCTCGGGGTGACGGTGTCCGCCAAGGGCGGCCCGGTGACGGTTTCGACCAAAGCCTGGGAGATGGCGCCGGCCGTGTTCGTCGACAAGAAGGGGGCGCACTGA
- a CDS encoding AAA family ATPase: MRIRSLRVGAYGRFKDLDLDLTGPGVQMILGPNEAGKTTLLEFVRELLFGFAERTPYAFGSAANGRMEGSAALTLDDGSLVEMSRRKGRKKTVSGQVAGRDGELDDASFSVLLGNASPNLFRSVFAFGLEELAAGEKSLADQSVKSVLFSAGAAGAADPKRVMESLEKEASNLYTDAARTREVNKILGELAELSRQVKGKSIRCEAYEQGRRELQEAEAEAAALGEQLLEAARDLALRERLVRAYAPWRDLADARREREGLSAPEGFPSDGRTQLDKLEADFARLTEQRTKDHDDAEKAARALADLQFDPRPIERRAVVEELYRAIEAVREARRELPEDRRARDAAARDAADRLAEIAPGWTLDDLRAFRLTAEQRDRFDRLVAERGARTKALETLGNDRARIAEELSEKEAELASLGEPEDVAPWAALIHEADAYHQDVQECQRRRGEHRRLQREAEDLLPRLAPPLAEPTIDAAKLPAPPREAVARFKQDFQRIATRIEAAESALRKDEDDADALLRAIADLAGSEGDLPSREVLQAMREGRDAAWDLVRRKFIEGGDVEGEARAWLADHGLDSSADLVEAFPQTVARADAYADDLFRHAGAVARREQLQALRDRIRRDRAALDDLTADAEASNVRWRSLWSACGFAPLAPEAMEGWLDRLDKLRDVQSRLAENEQEGRCVADRIAAFERRLTEQTGREASGSLLLATARERERAIREVEKTRADLQTAVRRLREKADRIDQDVENRRSEAPAWDARRAALLSGLRLPADWDVALVGRVIQGLAEAASVLASADDRETRITAHEARLAAFEPRVQALVAELAPELADAEPEQSAADLHARLTQAMQARERREHLERTRSEALAEVARLDEILVRLTAERDALFAVAEVETADAFRAVADRAARIAELEKLVRDKSLELDRIRETESLDAFQARLETVDLPALQVDRDSAGKRHNQLQAEKSAADQEVGSRRRALSEYERGGGDAAEIQEKVSAQRARLAAVVDRYVPLIFAQQLLRESVARFEQDARPEMLRDASRIFKTMTGDRYVAVERPDDDDGPLQVRRIDDEVLEPGQLSAGTREQLYLAVRLAYVLHYCGRAESLPIVMDDVLANFDDDRSRRTLRALGEISGKVQVLFLTCHPHVIELGREVFPLLRPIPLSAGDSATQQDAEPAEAAAKGGKGRRQRTLLDLSPSN; the protein is encoded by the coding sequence ATGAGGATCCGCTCGCTCCGCGTCGGCGCCTACGGCCGCTTCAAGGATCTCGACCTCGACCTGACCGGCCCCGGCGTCCAGATGATCCTGGGCCCCAACGAGGCGGGAAAGACCACCCTGCTGGAGTTCGTCCGAGAGCTGCTGTTCGGCTTCGCCGAGCGCACGCCCTACGCCTTCGGTTCGGCCGCCAACGGCCGCATGGAAGGCTCGGCCGCGCTCACGCTGGACGACGGCTCGCTCGTCGAGATGTCCCGTCGCAAGGGCCGCAAGAAGACGGTAAGCGGCCAGGTCGCCGGCCGCGACGGCGAGTTGGACGACGCCTCGTTCAGCGTGTTGCTGGGAAACGCCTCGCCCAACCTCTTCCGCTCCGTCTTCGCCTTCGGCCTGGAGGAGTTGGCCGCCGGCGAGAAGTCGTTGGCCGACCAGAGCGTGAAGTCCGTCCTCTTCAGCGCCGGGGCCGCCGGCGCGGCCGATCCCAAGCGGGTCATGGAGTCGCTCGAGAAGGAGGCGTCGAATCTCTACACCGACGCCGCCCGGACCCGCGAGGTCAACAAGATCCTCGGCGAGCTGGCCGAGTTGAGCCGGCAAGTCAAAGGCAAGAGCATCCGCTGCGAGGCCTACGAACAGGGTCGCCGCGAGCTGCAGGAGGCCGAAGCCGAAGCCGCGGCGCTCGGCGAGCAGCTGCTGGAGGCCGCCCGCGACCTGGCCCTGCGCGAGAGGCTCGTCCGCGCGTACGCCCCCTGGCGCGATCTGGCCGACGCCCGCCGCGAGCGCGAAGGCCTCTCCGCCCCCGAGGGGTTCCCCTCCGACGGCCGCACTCAACTCGACAAGCTGGAAGCCGACTTCGCCCGCCTGACCGAGCAGCGAACCAAGGATCACGACGACGCCGAGAAGGCCGCGCGGGCCCTTGCCGACCTCCAGTTCGACCCCCGCCCCATTGAGCGCCGGGCGGTCGTCGAGGAGCTGTATCGAGCCATCGAGGCCGTCCGGGAAGCTCGCCGCGAATTGCCCGAAGACCGCCGCGCCCGCGACGCCGCCGCTCGGGACGCCGCCGACCGACTGGCCGAGATCGCACCGGGCTGGACGCTCGACGATCTCCGGGCCTTCCGCCTCACCGCCGAGCAGCGCGACCGCTTCGACCGCCTCGTTGCCGAGCGCGGCGCGCGGACGAAGGCCCTCGAAACCCTGGGCAACGATCGAGCCCGAATCGCCGAGGAGCTGAGCGAAAAGGAAGCCGAACTGGCCTCCCTGGGCGAGCCCGAGGACGTCGCCCCCTGGGCCGCCTTGATCCACGAGGCCGACGCCTATCATCAAGACGTGCAGGAATGCCAGCGTCGCCGGGGCGAGCATCGCAGGCTCCAGCGCGAGGCCGAAGACCTCCTGCCCCGACTCGCCCCGCCCCTCGCCGAGCCGACCATCGACGCGGCCAAACTGCCGGCACCCCCGCGTGAGGCCGTCGCCCGGTTCAAGCAGGACTTCCAGCGGATCGCGACCCGAATCGAGGCTGCCGAGTCCGCGCTGAGGAAGGATGAGGACGACGCCGACGCCCTGCTGCGCGCCATCGCCGACCTGGCTGGCTCCGAGGGCGACCTCCCGAGCCGCGAGGTCTTGCAGGCGATGCGCGAGGGCCGCGACGCGGCCTGGGACCTCGTCCGTCGCAAGTTCATCGAAGGCGGCGACGTTGAGGGTGAGGCCCGAGCGTGGCTCGCCGATCACGGGCTCGATTCCTCGGCCGACCTGGTGGAAGCCTTCCCGCAGACCGTCGCCCGTGCCGACGCCTACGCCGACGACCTCTTCCGCCACGCCGGTGCCGTCGCTCGCCGCGAGCAGTTGCAGGCCCTCCGCGACCGCATCCGTCGAGACCGGGCGGCGCTCGACGACCTGACCGCCGACGCCGAGGCGTCGAACGTGCGCTGGCGGTCCCTCTGGTCAGCCTGTGGTTTCGCCCCGCTCGCCCCCGAGGCGATGGAAGGCTGGCTCGACCGGCTCGACAAGCTCCGCGACGTCCAGTCGCGGCTGGCTGAGAACGAGCAGGAAGGCCGCTGCGTCGCCGACCGCATCGCCGCCTTCGAACGCCGCCTGACCGAACAGACGGGCCGCGAGGCCTCCGGGTCCCTGCTGCTCGCGACGGCCCGCGAGCGTGAACGCGCGATCCGCGAGGTCGAGAAGACGCGGGCCGACCTCCAAACGGCCGTTCGCAGGCTCAGGGAGAAGGCCGACCGCATCGATCAAGACGTTGAAAACCGTCGATCCGAAGCGCCCGCCTGGGACGCCCGCCGGGCCGCGTTGCTGAGCGGGCTCCGCCTCCCCGCCGATTGGGACGTCGCCCTGGTTGGCCGGGTGATCCAGGGCCTGGCCGAGGCGGCCTCCGTGCTAGCCTCCGCCGACGACCGAGAGACGAGGATCACCGCCCACGAAGCCCGGTTGGCGGCGTTCGAGCCGCGCGTCCAGGCCCTCGTCGCTGAGCTTGCCCCCGAGTTGGCCGACGCTGAGCCGGAGCAATCCGCCGCCGATCTGCACGCCCGCCTGACCCAGGCGATGCAGGCCCGCGAGCGCCGCGAGCACCTGGAGCGCACCCGCTCTGAGGCCCTCGCCGAGGTCGCAAGGCTCGACGAAATCCTGGTCCGGCTGACCGCCGAACGCGACGCCCTCTTCGCCGTCGCCGAAGTCGAAACGGCCGACGCCTTTCGCGCCGTCGCCGACCGAGCCGCGCGGATCGCCGAGTTAGAAAAGCTCGTTCGCGACAAGTCTCTGGAACTCGACCGCATCCGAGAAACCGAGTCGCTCGACGCCTTCCAGGCCCGGCTCGAAACGGTCGACCTGCCGGCCCTCCAGGTCGATCGCGACAGCGCCGGCAAACGTCACAACCAGCTTCAGGCCGAGAAATCGGCCGCGGACCAGGAGGTTGGCTCGCGGCGTCGAGCCCTCTCCGAATACGAACGGGGCGGCGGCGACGCGGCCGAAATCCAGGAGAAGGTCTCCGCCCAGCGAGCCAGGCTGGCCGCCGTCGTCGACCGTTACGTTCCGCTGATATTCGCCCAGCAACTGCTCAGGGAGTCGGTCGCCCGCTTCGAGCAGGACGCCCGCCCGGAGATGCTCCGCGACGCCTCGCGGATCTTCAAGACGATGACCGGCGACCGCTACGTCGCCGTTGAGCGGCCCGACGACGACGACGGTCCTCTCCAGGTCCGCCGCATCGACGACGAGGTGCTGGAACCCGGTCAACTCTCCGCCGGAACCCGCGAGCAACTTTACCTGGCCGTCCGCCTGGCCTACGTCCTGCACTATTGCGGTCGCGCGGAGTCGCTGCCTATCGTGATGGACGACGTGCTCGCGAACTTCGACGACGACCGCTCCCGGCGCACGCTGCGGGCGCTCGGCGAGATCTCTGGGAAGGTCCAGGTCCTCTTCCTCACATGCCACCCGCACGTGATCGAACTTGGCCGCGAAGTCTTCCCGCTGCTCCGCCCGATCCCGCTCTCGGCCGGCGACTCCGCGACGCAACAGGATGCGGAACCCGCCGAGGCCGCGGCCAAGGGAGGCAAGGGTCGTCGTCAGCGCACGCTGCTGGACCTCTCCCCGTCCAATTGA
- a CDS encoding metallophosphoesterase family protein, with protein sequence MKFVHAADLHVDSPLRGLEHYAGAPVERVRLATRAALANLVRVCVEEEAKFLIVSGDLFDGDWNDFNTALFAAAQMRVLHKHGIRVYVIRGNHDSRDEMSYRVPWPENLHLLDCKQPETVVLEDLGVAVHGMSFPKRELTENLVPRYPKPIKGLVNIGLLHTNATGSLDHDSYAPCSVGELTAKGYDYWGLGHIHKREILNEGPFIVYPGNTQGRHVRETGAKGCMVATIQDGSVASVAFRSTDVLRWRREAITLAPEDGVDELVDAARVRLHQVAEDSNGRLAAVRLEFKGRCRAHRTLSDETKRLETIAQLRALPGEVADDLWVEKIKLETDHPLDRNRLRLGKDVVGDLLRSIDVVRSDPEALATLGGHVRKLANKVALELKDDAEIDFDDPAHLARWLRIAEDELLNRLTTEAHA encoded by the coding sequence ATGAAGTTCGTCCACGCCGCCGACCTCCACGTCGACAGCCCTCTCCGCGGGCTGGAGCACTACGCGGGCGCCCCCGTCGAGCGCGTTCGGCTCGCCACTCGCGCCGCGTTGGCGAACCTCGTCCGCGTCTGCGTCGAGGAAGAGGCGAAGTTCCTGATCGTCTCCGGCGACCTCTTCGACGGCGACTGGAACGACTTCAACACGGCCCTGTTCGCCGCCGCCCAGATGCGGGTGCTTCACAAGCACGGGATTCGCGTCTACGTCATCCGGGGCAATCACGACTCGCGCGACGAGATGAGCTACCGCGTCCCCTGGCCGGAGAACCTCCACCTGCTCGACTGCAAGCAGCCGGAGACCGTCGTCCTGGAGGACCTGGGAGTCGCCGTCCATGGCATGAGCTTCCCCAAACGCGAGCTGACCGAGAACCTGGTCCCGCGCTACCCGAAGCCGATCAAGGGCCTGGTGAACATCGGCCTGCTGCACACCAACGCCACCGGCTCGCTCGACCACGACAGCTACGCTCCCTGCTCCGTGGGCGAGTTGACCGCCAAGGGTTACGACTACTGGGGCCTGGGCCACATCCACAAGCGCGAGATCCTCAACGAGGGGCCGTTCATCGTCTATCCCGGCAACACCCAGGGCCGCCACGTCCGCGAGACGGGAGCGAAGGGGTGCATGGTCGCGACGATCCAGGACGGGTCCGTCGCCTCCGTGGCCTTCCGATCGACTGACGTCCTGCGCTGGCGTCGCGAGGCGATCACGCTCGCGCCCGAGGACGGCGTCGATGAACTGGTGGACGCCGCGCGGGTCCGGCTGCATCAGGTGGCCGAGGACTCCAACGGCCGACTCGCCGCCGTCCGGCTGGAGTTCAAGGGTCGCTGCCGCGCCCACCGGACGCTCAGCGACGAGACGAAACGGCTTGAGACCATCGCCCAGCTTCGCGCCCTTCCCGGCGAGGTCGCCGACGACCTCTGGGTCGAGAAGATCAAGCTGGAGACCGACCACCCGCTCGACCGCAACCGCCTCCGCCTGGGGAAGGACGTCGTCGGCGACCTGCTCCGATCCATCGACGTGGTTCGATCCGACCCTGAGGCGCTGGCCACGCTGGGTGGGCACGTCCGCAAGCTGGCGAACAAGGTCGCGCTGGAGTTGAAGGACGACGCCGAAATCGATTTCGACGATCCGGCGCACCTCGCGCGCTGGCTCCGGATTGCCGAGGACGAGCTGCTGAACCGCCTGACGACGGAGGCGCACGCATGA
- a CDS encoding tetratricopeptide repeat protein gives MPRRPRSRGLLPSFVLLAAAAFAPPTRAGDDAAKARAERNRGVSLHVRKEYALAVQAFTEAIRLDPKDPLAYFDRASAWAEIPDRERALADFDRALALDPKLAAAYIGRGRLHAVRGEPTEALADYDRAVAADPKDSLAYFARAQARARSREYDAALSDYNQALALDPSSALFYLSRGDLRRARGESAAATDDFSRAIRLDPRLADAYDARAAVAFDQGRHLDALGDFNKALDVAPNDASAHLGRATCLFELHEYALSAEDYGRALEIDPRLIEARYGRARALAQKGDLIAAAADYDEVLQEDPGYPSAHTGRGIVRLFQERYAAAAADLDAALGVDPDDAVAATHRARLLAAAPDAKLRDGARARTLADHARELTRDVEPHALAALAAAEAELGRFEDAVAHQTKALELLRDPDSRSRARSRLDLYKRNEPLRDPAP, from the coding sequence ATGCCCAGGCGCCCCCGATCCCGAGGACTCCTCCCGTCGTTCGTCCTGCTCGCCGCGGCGGCCTTCGCGCCGCCGACGCGGGCCGGGGACGATGCGGCGAAGGCTCGCGCTGAACGAAATCGGGGCGTGTCGCTGCACGTCCGCAAGGAATACGCCCTGGCCGTCCAGGCGTTTACCGAGGCGATCCGCCTGGACCCCAAAGACCCCCTGGCGTACTTCGACCGCGCCTCCGCCTGGGCCGAAATCCCCGACCGCGAGCGAGCGCTGGCCGACTTCGACCGGGCCCTGGCGCTCGACCCCAAGCTGGCCGCCGCCTACATCGGCCGGGGCCGCCTGCACGCCGTCCGAGGCGAGCCGACCGAGGCCCTGGCCGACTACGACCGCGCCGTCGCCGCCGACCCCAAGGACTCACTGGCCTACTTCGCCCGCGCCCAGGCCCGAGCCAGAAGTCGCGAGTACGACGCCGCCCTGTCCGATTACAACCAGGCGCTGGCGTTGGACCCCTCCAGCGCCCTGTTCTACCTCAGTCGAGGCGACCTCCGCCGCGCCCGGGGCGAGTCCGCCGCGGCGACCGACGACTTCAGCCGCGCCATCCGCCTCGACCCCCGTCTGGCCGACGCCTACGACGCTCGCGCCGCCGTCGCCTTCGACCAAGGGCGCCACCTGGACGCGCTCGGCGACTTCAACAAGGCCCTGGATGTGGCCCCGAACGACGCCTCGGCCCATCTCGGCCGGGCCACCTGCCTGTTCGAGCTGCATGAGTACGCCCTCTCGGCCGAGGATTACGGTCGAGCCCTTGAGATCGACCCCCGGCTCATCGAGGCCCGCTACGGCCGCGCCCGCGCCCTCGCCCAGAAAGGGGACCTCATCGCCGCCGCCGCCGACTACGACGAGGTTCTGCAGGAGGATCCCGGCTACCCCTCGGCCCACACCGGCCGAGGCATCGTCCGACTGTTCCAGGAGCGGTACGCCGCCGCCGCCGCCGACCTCGACGCCGCCCTGGGAGTCGACCCCGACGATGCCGTGGCCGCCACGCACCGAGCCCGGCTGCTGGCCGCCGCTCCTGACGCCAAGCTCCGCGACGGCGCCCGCGCCCGCACCCTGGCCGACCACGCCCGGGAACTGACCAGGGACGTCGAGCCCCACGCCCTCGCCGCCCTCGCCGCCGCCGAGGCCGAACTCGGCCGGTTCGAGGACGCCGTCGCCCACCAGACCAAGGCCCTGGAACTTCTACGCGACCCCGATTCCCGCTCCCGAGCCCGCTCCCGGCTCGACCTCTACAAGCGAAACGAACCACTTCGCGACCCCGCCCCTTGA
- the galE gene encoding UDP-glucose 4-epimerase GalE, with protein sequence MNVLVSGGAGYVGSHAARMLSKAGHEVWVYDNLVFGHRGAVAPGRLIEGDLLDRDKVVAVLREKSIDAVMHFAAFAYVGESVTDPAKYYGNNIVGTLSLMEAMREAGVSKIVFSSTCATYGEPQEVPIRETQPQNPINPYGYTKLVIERALSDYAKAYGWGYAALRYFNAAGASADGDLGEDHDPETHLIPLVLQVALGQREKITIFGDKLPTPDGTCIRDYIHVDDLASAHISALEKLGPGTEFRCNLGTGHGTSVKEVIDACREVTGRPIPAVVAPPRAGDPPALIADASLARRELGWVPRFTSIRPIVESAWKWHESHPNGYGD encoded by the coding sequence ATGAACGTGCTCGTGTCGGGGGGGGCTGGTTACGTCGGGTCGCATGCGGCCCGGATGCTGTCGAAGGCCGGCCATGAAGTCTGGGTGTACGACAACCTGGTCTTCGGCCATCGCGGGGCCGTCGCCCCCGGGCGGTTGATCGAGGGGGACCTGCTGGACAGGGACAAGGTCGTCGCCGTCCTCCGCGAGAAGTCGATCGACGCGGTCATGCACTTCGCCGCCTTCGCTTACGTCGGAGAATCGGTCACCGACCCGGCCAAGTACTATGGTAACAATATCGTCGGCACGCTCAGCCTGATGGAGGCCATGCGCGAGGCCGGCGTCTCCAAGATCGTCTTCTCCAGCACCTGCGCAACCTACGGCGAGCCGCAGGAGGTCCCGATCCGCGAAACCCAGCCCCAGAACCCCATCAACCCGTACGGCTACACGAAGCTCGTGATCGAGCGCGCGCTGTCCGACTACGCCAAGGCGTACGGCTGGGGCTACGCCGCGTTGCGGTATTTCAACGCCGCGGGGGCCTCGGCCGACGGCGACCTCGGCGAGGACCACGACCCCGAGACGCACCTGATCCCGCTGGTCCTCCAGGTGGCCCTCGGCCAACGGGAGAAGATCACGATCTTCGGCGACAAGCTCCCCACTCCCGACGGCACCTGCATTCGCGACTATATCCACGTCGACGACCTGGCCTCGGCGCACATCTCGGCTCTTGAGAAGCTCGGGCCGGGAACCGAGTTCCGCTGCAACCTGGGAACCGGCCACGGAACCAGCGTGAAGGAGGTGATCGACGCCTGCCGCGAGGTCACCGGCCGGCCGATCCCGGCCGTCGTCGCCCCTCCTCGAGCCGGCGACCCCCCCGCGCTGATCGCCGACGCCTCGCTGGCCCGCCGCGAATTGGGCTGGGTCCCCCGCTTCACCAGCATCCGCCCGATCGTCGAATCAGCCTGGAAGTGGCATGAAAGCCACCCCAACGGCTACGGCGACTGA